The proteins below come from a single Ruficoccus amylovorans genomic window:
- a CDS encoding sialate O-acetylesterase — translation MIAMEKSSRLLAVRHWVLVALVLSSGIARAEVRLPAIFSSGMVLQKGTATPVWGTADPGETVTVKMEDASAEAVADESGCWIVRLDLSGTGAGPFAMTVAGNNRIVLGNVLVGEVWLASGQSNMELFLRYTSTYPEERQKPRNEFIREFKVSKHPAAEPTRELGGRWETASPDSIGQMSGVAYYFACCVQQALGCPVGIINSSYGGTNVETWMSAEAIAENPELQQGCRKASEEFNTYPERMRKYCEACEGWMRGQGREDRAVDAQEYAGLDVDPSGWKTVRMPAAFQDVGLPECGAVWLRKRVPITPDRANQPMIVNLGHVRDYDRVYWNGKLVGETSTATPTASLGRQYNLPPTPEGESLLAVRVFSPYGRAGLSASRNSFRVGNDPSNMFYLEGDWLAKIEFTMPPLAADSPLPPKRPREPMVEKNLCSRLYNGMIYPLIPVGLRGVIWYQGESQDSRAWQYRETFPLLIQDWRHAWKTELPFYFCQLAAYRDKVSTPGESSWAEVREAQSLALELPGTGQAVLIDAGEAGDIHPRDKKTAGERLAAIALANTYGKDVAFSGPVFEGETVEDGAIRLSFSNVGGGLKARALDASYPVRTSDGTVKPLKIPVPGSQLQGFTICGPDHRWYWAEAKIDGETVIVSSEHVPHPVAVRYAWQNNPTANLINMDNFPAAPFRTDEFPLTTRLVRYPE, via the coding sequence ATGATCGCGATGGAAAAATCTTCACGATTGTTGGCCGTCCGTCATTGGGTACTTGTTGCCCTTGTCCTGAGTTCGGGAATCGCCCGTGCTGAAGTCCGGCTCCCGGCAATCTTCTCCAGCGGGATGGTCTTGCAAAAGGGTACGGCCACACCCGTTTGGGGCACGGCAGACCCGGGTGAGACTGTCACGGTTAAGATGGAGGATGCGTCGGCGGAGGCTGTTGCGGATGAGTCGGGCTGCTGGATAGTCCGCCTGGACCTGAGCGGTACCGGCGCAGGCCCCTTCGCCATGACGGTTGCCGGCAACAACCGGATTGTTCTGGGCAATGTGTTGGTCGGCGAGGTCTGGCTGGCTTCGGGACAATCCAACATGGAGCTCTTCTTGCGCTATACGAGCACTTACCCCGAGGAACGTCAGAAGCCCCGCAACGAGTTTATCCGGGAATTCAAGGTTAGCAAACATCCTGCGGCTGAGCCCACGCGTGAGCTCGGTGGTAGATGGGAAACGGCCAGCCCGGACAGTATCGGGCAAATGTCCGGGGTCGCTTATTATTTTGCCTGTTGCGTGCAGCAGGCGCTGGGCTGCCCAGTGGGGATTATAAACTCGTCGTATGGCGGCACCAATGTCGAGACATGGATGAGCGCGGAAGCTATTGCTGAAAACCCGGAGCTTCAGCAAGGTTGCCGAAAAGCAAGCGAGGAGTTCAATACTTATCCGGAGCGCATGCGGAAGTACTGTGAAGCCTGCGAGGGCTGGATGCGGGGGCAGGGCAGAGAAGACCGGGCGGTTGATGCCCAGGAATATGCCGGGCTTGATGTCGATCCCTCGGGCTGGAAAACCGTGCGAATGCCAGCAGCCTTTCAGGATGTTGGGCTCCCTGAGTGCGGGGCGGTGTGGTTGCGCAAGCGTGTACCCATTACGCCGGACCGTGCCAATCAGCCCATGATTGTAAACCTGGGACATGTTCGCGATTACGACCGGGTCTACTGGAACGGCAAACTTGTTGGCGAGACTTCGACTGCCACGCCGACGGCTTCGCTTGGGCGGCAGTATAACCTGCCCCCGACGCCGGAGGGCGAATCGCTGCTGGCGGTTCGTGTCTTTAGCCCCTACGGACGGGCAGGCCTAAGCGCCAGCCGTAACTCGTTCCGTGTCGGGAACGACCCTTCAAACATGTTTTACCTTGAGGGTGACTGGCTAGCGAAGATCGAGTTCACGATGCCCCCCCTTGCCGCAGACTCCCCCCTGCCCCCGAAGCGGCCCCGGGAGCCAATGGTGGAAAAAAATCTCTGCTCGCGTCTCTATAACGGGATGATTTATCCGCTGATTCCGGTCGGGCTGCGCGGGGTGATCTGGTATCAGGGGGAGAGCCAGGATAGTAGAGCCTGGCAGTATCGAGAGACTTTCCCTCTTCTGATCCAAGACTGGAGGCATGCATGGAAGACAGAGCTTCCCTTCTATTTCTGCCAGCTTGCCGCATATCGCGATAAAGTTTCCACGCCCGGTGAGAGCTCATGGGCCGAGGTGCGTGAGGCTCAGAGCCTGGCACTCGAGTTGCCGGGCACGGGGCAAGCGGTGCTCATTGATGCGGGTGAAGCGGGCGATATTCATCCGCGTGACAAGAAGACTGCCGGAGAACGACTGGCGGCCATTGCTTTGGCGAATACATACGGAAAGGACGTCGCTTTTTCCGGACCTGTTTTTGAGGGGGAGACAGTTGAAGACGGAGCGATCCGTCTTTCGTTCAGCAATGTTGGCGGCGGGCTGAAAGCAAGAGCGCTGGATGCCTCCTATCCGGTGCGTACTTCTGATGGCACCGTGAAACCGCTGAAAATCCCTGTCCCGGGGAGCCAATTACAGGGCTTTACAATCTGCGGCCCGGATCACCGGTGGTATTGGGCTGAGGCTAAAATCGACGGAGAAACAGTGATTGTGTCCTCGGAGCATGTTCCCCATCCGGTAGCGGTTCGCTACGCATGGCAGAACAATCCAACCGCGAACCTGATCAACATGGACAACTTTCCTGCTGCGCCGTTTCGGACCGATGAGTTTCCGCTAACGACCCGCTTGGTGCGCTACCCTGAATGA
- a CDS encoding sodium:solute symporter family transporter, translated as MEQATPENYMTWLDWGMIVTYMLFVIAVGSLFAKRQTSTDRYFVAERKIPGWVAGISMFATLLSSFTFIAFPGWTYDHDWQLILRESMAPFAVIFCAILIIPIYRRAIRMSAYEYLEKRFGYIGRLYGTIGFLIGHFIKVGVVLYALSLTLSTVLGLDTKTIILILGLGTLIFTFFGGIEGVVLTEVVQGALMLFCGLLVIAFLSFKTDTSFAAFSTAWDAGKFKVIDPTFDLSRESSWVFALFGLFMFLTKYSTDQTMVQRYLLAPSVKEAVRGTMIGLACCILAWVIFFLIGSLLWGFYDLNPGRLSEAITKGDEVFPYFIGSELPMGVTGLVMAGLFAAAQSTISGDLNSIGACITSDFYCRFSKSQNARTQLLMGKMVILLSGLLMIGLAILMDLYPGGIAEFTMDVGAIVGAIIGGGLLALFLMGFFTRRVTKNGIYFGLCCSVIITFICVIFKDGKIVSIIPGFPIHLWTLPIFTNIITMVLAYLASLTLFRGAPAPIELTVHGYDLYSKLLLSVKNIFRGKSKAPKAKPPIGR; from the coding sequence ATGGAACAAGCTACCCCTGAGAACTACATGACTTGGCTGGACTGGGGCATGATCGTGACCTACATGCTGTTTGTTATTGCTGTCGGTTCTCTGTTCGCAAAACGCCAGACATCTACGGACCGCTATTTTGTGGCCGAGAGGAAAATTCCGGGCTGGGTGGCGGGAATATCGATGTTTGCCACGCTGTTGTCTAGCTTCACATTTATTGCCTTTCCGGGTTGGACATATGATCATGATTGGCAGTTAATATTACGCGAAAGTATGGCTCCGTTCGCGGTTATTTTTTGCGCGATTCTAATTATACCGATATACCGAAGAGCCATCCGAATGAGTGCCTATGAATACCTCGAAAAACGATTCGGATATATCGGGCGACTTTACGGCACAATCGGTTTTTTGATCGGCCATTTCATCAAGGTTGGCGTGGTCCTGTATGCGCTCTCGCTTACCTTGAGTACGGTCCTTGGGCTGGATACCAAGACTATTATCTTGATTCTAGGATTAGGGACGCTGATTTTCACTTTTTTCGGTGGAATTGAGGGCGTGGTTCTGACGGAGGTAGTTCAAGGGGCGCTGATGCTCTTTTGCGGACTCCTGGTCATTGCCTTTTTATCCTTTAAGACGGACACCTCATTTGCCGCATTTTCGACGGCTTGGGACGCCGGAAAATTTAAAGTTATCGATCCCACCTTTGACCTCTCCCGGGAGTCCTCCTGGGTTTTCGCCTTGTTTGGACTGTTCATGTTTCTGACAAAATACTCAACAGACCAGACCATGGTTCAGCGCTACCTCCTGGCTCCCAGTGTGAAGGAGGCTGTTCGGGGGACCATGATCGGACTGGCATGTTGTATTCTCGCTTGGGTCATCTTTTTCCTGATCGGTTCGCTGCTTTGGGGTTTCTATGACCTGAACCCGGGCCGCCTCAGTGAAGCCATTACGAAGGGCGACGAGGTCTTTCCCTACTTCATCGGGAGCGAGCTGCCAATGGGTGTTACCGGGTTGGTGATGGCGGGCCTGTTCGCCGCCGCCCAGTCCACCATTTCGGGAGATCTCAACTCTATCGGTGCATGCATAACGAGCGACTTTTACTGCCGCTTCTCCAAATCCCAGAACGCCAGAACGCAGTTGCTGATGGGGAAGATGGTGATCCTGCTCTCAGGATTGCTGATGATCGGACTGGCCATCTTGATGGATCTTTATCCGGGTGGGATCGCAGAGTTTACCATGGATGTCGGGGCTATCGTCGGTGCGATTATCGGGGGTGGATTGCTAGCCCTGTTTCTAATGGGGTTTTTTACCCGTCGGGTGACTAAAAACGGGATATATTTTGGGCTTTGTTGTTCTGTTATAATTACGTTTATATGTGTTATATTCAAAGATGGAAAGATCGTTAGCATTATACCGGGTTTCCCGATTCATTTATGGACGTTACCTATTTTTACGAATATTATAACAATGGTCCTCGCGTATCTGGCCAGCTTGACGCTGTTTCGGGGAGCTCCGGCCCCCATTGAGCTTACCGTACATGGATATGATCTATACTCTAAGCTATTGCTTAGCGTTAAAAATATTTTCAGGGGCAAGAGTAAAGCTCCCAAGGCAAAGCCACCTATTGGCAGGTAG
- a CDS encoding sulfatase family protein codes for MKTFRFLKTLALVFGVGVVSLPAEDQSFLNILYIVNDDQGWGDLGSQGHPFLKTPNLDRLAVMGCTLTDFYVTGPVCSPSRVGMVTGRIQNRFGLNQLINAGEKERLPLFQYIPPEEPTLPRLLQKAGYTTAHIGKWHCSFPERPGSPRMWDYGYDYAAVLNAGRHNSYKDSGWDESVNHKTTRIQTPGQWSADVYVDKAIDFISKAGDKPFFVNLWSFAPHQEVDASDEYRALYKDRTESEQYFCGAITQMDAAYGRLFDFLEQQGLMEKTIIIFTSDNGPEPHLITWSDRARGSAGGLRGAKHELYDGGIRAPGLIVWPGVTKPGSVIHTPVWTPDIAATLCDYVHEKPPAEYPFDGVNIEPLLEGKPFTRKDPMYWQAPWRGTSLRDGTEDTSPPLALRDGRWKMLCNDDFTGIELYNMEIDMNEKWNMKDEYPEVTEKLLAEMKVRYADVNGPYSREADIFSPDIKLPNGKKVSDYPIYAAPGLAVIESEAEAQQSSDFN; via the coding sequence ATGAAAACATTTAGATTCCTCAAAACGCTCGCACTGGTATTCGGTGTCGGCGTGGTATCGCTTCCGGCCGAAGACCAGTCGTTCCTGAACATTCTCTACATTGTGAACGACGATCAGGGCTGGGGCGACCTGGGTTCGCAGGGGCACCCTTTTTTGAAGACACCGAACCTCGACCGGCTAGCAGTCATGGGGTGCACCTTGACGGATTTCTATGTCACCGGACCGGTGTGCTCCCCTTCACGAGTCGGCATGGTGACGGGCCGCATCCAAAACCGGTTCGGGCTGAATCAATTGATTAATGCTGGCGAAAAAGAACGCCTTCCCTTGTTCCAATATATTCCGCCAGAAGAGCCGACACTGCCGCGCTTGCTCCAAAAGGCAGGCTACACGACAGCACATATCGGCAAGTGGCATTGCAGTTTCCCTGAGAGACCAGGCTCCCCCCGCATGTGGGACTATGGGTACGACTACGCCGCAGTGCTGAACGCGGGCCGACATAACAGCTACAAGGACTCGGGCTGGGATGAGTCGGTGAACCATAAAACGACTCGCATCCAGACACCGGGCCAGTGGTCGGCGGACGTGTATGTGGACAAGGCAATCGACTTCATCAGCAAGGCCGGTGATAAGCCGTTTTTCGTGAACCTGTGGAGCTTCGCTCCGCATCAGGAAGTAGATGCGAGCGACGAATACCGAGCGCTGTACAAAGACCGCACGGAAAGCGAGCAGTACTTCTGCGGCGCAATCACCCAGATGGATGCGGCCTATGGCCGTCTGTTTGACTTCCTGGAGCAGCAGGGACTCATGGAGAAGACAATCATCATCTTCACAAGCGACAACGGGCCGGAGCCACATTTGATCACATGGAGCGACCGGGCTCGCGGCTCCGCCGGTGGGCTGCGTGGAGCCAAACATGAATTGTACGACGGTGGCATTCGTGCACCGGGATTAATCGTGTGGCCAGGCGTCACGAAGCCGGGGTCGGTCATCCATACGCCCGTCTGGACACCGGATATAGCGGCGACCTTGTGTGACTATGTGCATGAGAAACCGCCGGCGGAATACCCGTTTGACGGTGTGAACATCGAGCCGTTGCTAGAGGGTAAGCCCTTCACGCGTAAAGACCCGATGTATTGGCAGGCGCCCTGGCGAGGCACTTCGCTCAGGGACGGCACCGAGGACACGAGCCCTCCGCTGGCGCTGCGCGATGGCCGCTGGAAAATGCTCTGTAATGACGATTTTACCGGCATCGAACTCTATAACATGGAGATCGACATGAATGAGAAATGGAACATGAAGGACGAATATCCCGAAGTAACGGAGAAACTGTTGGCTGAGATGAAAGTCAGGTACGCCGACGTCAACGGCCCGTATTCGCGCGAGGCCGATATCTTTTCCCCCGACATCAAATTACCCAACGGCAAGAAGGTCTCGGATTACCCCATATACGCAGCGCCGGGCCTGGCGGTGATTGAATCAGAGGCGGAAGCCCAACAGTCCTCTGATTTTAATTAA
- a CDS encoding alpha/beta hydrolase family protein, whose amino-acid sequence MTIVALPMSFPGFRSAFRASCYGIVERTRTRNSLVFCCILMLCTSLFAAEGGLESWEEAWPIDAPLDIEWLAEFQYKTVKVRSLRYTGSVAGGKAQRVYALYAVPQGASAKKKVPAIIQIHGGGQTCTAQNIAWYVERGYACIAFDWGGPRDGRTADVTTAWSSPVRVDYIDPPPGGVGDMFLFHTVLAARRAIDVLQAQPEVDPERIGVQGISWGGLLTWVVGALDGRIKALVPVYGAGGLDAGDKAEGHALLRRGADWARVWTETFDPRRFAPYIKAPVLFCNGTDDWFGTLTASEEVLNALNSPHARSYSANRNHSLGPDNVRAAMAWLDGYLKPDAEAPVASPQVTLSASGDGKLLASIQAPEAVEVSLLVARGGRPDIIKCWMNVSAERQAKDQWSAIVPVWTAQTPVSVIAQAKAASGALISSDVILNCVPSSVEGVTDGQEPAVAGDTIAAAGDAEAWFVETSTDFYAIANGFEPVLAIEVDGRFGVASTDESGRRLSLITTRRLTDPSVRSGEDSRLVIWTHDLGSAEITLNANSYRLSGAERWRAMIRPGAGWVRTVLRPDDFSAANGGNASSMRSFTSIYDISITGGAVRQGTPAVGEIAWEADTRFSE is encoded by the coding sequence ATGACGATAGTTGCCCTCCCGATGTCTTTCCCTGGATTCCGTTCTGCTTTTCGTGCTTCCTGCTATGGCATAGTAGAACGCACCCGTACCAGAAATTCATTGGTCTTCTGCTGTATACTGATGCTTTGTACGTCCTTGTTCGCAGCCGAGGGAGGCCTGGAGAGCTGGGAGGAAGCGTGGCCCATAGATGCTCCGCTAGATATCGAATGGCTTGCAGAATTCCAGTATAAGACGGTCAAGGTGAGGAGCCTTCGCTATACCGGATCTGTTGCTGGTGGAAAGGCGCAGCGGGTTTATGCGCTCTATGCGGTGCCACAAGGGGCGAGTGCAAAGAAGAAAGTTCCTGCGATCATACAGATTCATGGTGGAGGGCAGACCTGCACAGCGCAGAATATCGCTTGGTATGTCGAGCGCGGTTACGCCTGCATTGCGTTTGACTGGGGCGGCCCGCGAGACGGAAGGACAGCCGATGTCACGACGGCGTGGAGTTCACCGGTGCGTGTTGATTACATCGATCCGCCACCTGGCGGTGTCGGCGATATGTTTCTCTTTCATACTGTGCTGGCTGCGCGCCGGGCTATTGATGTGCTTCAGGCCCAACCCGAGGTAGATCCTGAGCGTATTGGCGTGCAGGGCATTTCCTGGGGGGGGCTTCTCACTTGGGTGGTCGGCGCCCTCGATGGCAGGATAAAAGCTCTTGTTCCGGTGTATGGTGCTGGCGGACTTGATGCTGGGGATAAGGCCGAGGGGCATGCACTGCTCAGAAGAGGGGCCGACTGGGCACGCGTGTGGACGGAGACTTTCGATCCACGCCGTTTCGCTCCTTACATCAAGGCCCCCGTGCTGTTCTGCAATGGGACGGACGACTGGTTCGGGACATTGACGGCTTCCGAAGAAGTGTTGAATGCCTTGAACTCTCCGCATGCCCGCAGTTACAGCGCGAACCGGAACCACAGCCTTGGGCCGGACAATGTCCGCGCCGCCATGGCCTGGCTGGACGGCTATCTGAAGCCGGACGCGGAGGCACCAGTCGCGTCACCCCAGGTCACCCTCTCTGCATCCGGAGACGGGAAGTTGCTGGCCAGTATTCAAGCTCCAGAAGCCGTCGAGGTCAGCCTGCTGGTTGCCAGAGGAGGGCGGCCGGATATCATAAAATGCTGGATGAATGTGTCTGCCGAGCGGCAGGCCAAGGACCAGTGGTCGGCAATCGTTCCGGTGTGGACGGCGCAGACGCCGGTGAGCGTGATTGCCCAGGCCAAGGCGGCAAGCGGTGCGCTTATCAGTTCAGATGTCATTTTGAATTGTGTGCCGTCCTCCGTTGAAGGTGTTACGGATGGACAGGAGCCTGCTGTGGCTGGTGACACGATTGCTGCGGCTGGAGATGCGGAGGCGTGGTTTGTGGAAACCAGCACGGATTTCTATGCGATCGCCAATGGTTTCGAGCCGGTTCTCGCCATTGAGGTGGATGGTCGATTCGGAGTGGCGTCCACGGATGAGTCCGGCAGGCGGTTGAGTCTCATCACGACACGGCGACTGACCGATCCGTCGGTGCGTAGCGGAGAAGATTCCCGTCTGGTTATCTGGACGCATGATCTTGGATCTGCGGAGATCACGCTCAACGCGAATTCCTATCGCTTGTCCGGGGCAGAACGTTGGCGTGCGATGATTCGTCCGGGAGCGGGATGGGTACGCACAGTTTTACGCCCGGATGATTTCTCAGCGGCTAACGGAGGCAATGCCTCTTCGATGAGAAGTTTTACCTCTATCTATGACATTAGCATCACGGGGGGAGCAGTCAGGCAGGGGACACCCGCTGTCGGTGAAATTGCCTGGGAAGCCGATACCCGATTCTCGGAGTGA
- a CDS encoding alpha-L-rhamnosidase gives MSTDATRMGAFPPSHLLCEYRVNPLGIDETEPLFSWRAESEKPGAAQTAYHVLVATSEEVLATDNGDLWDSTQVFTAQCNAIRYQGKKLSSRQQCYWKVRIWNEAGEVSTYSEPASFETGLLKEEDWDASWIGWPAGRPGQAAYFRCEFDLDFRPRKARLYISGLGLYSAYANGRELEGHLQPTLSNVSKRIYYNVHDVTEDLRFGENVLAAVVGTGWQGSPILLAQLEVERPDGTRYVVNTGRRNGVPRWQTAAGPIRLNSIYDGETYDARMEKIGWERPGYVMEPDLPRTERWMYASVVNSPAGHMRAQSIEPIQIVRTLPVKIQTEPCPGVLVFDFGQNHAGWVRLCVEGVEGTAISLKYAESLHEDGTVDQSNLRTAAATDTYILNGKGVETWEPRFTYHGYRYVQIEGWSGRANVDSVIACVVRTDVAPRGEFSCADTLLNRIHRMVVWTEESNLHGIPTDCPQRDERMGWLNDMAARSEELVYNFETARFLGKFVADIADAQDPKTGAISDTAPFYWGFQPADPVSIAYLLIPVLLYQHYGDTRPMVRHYTGMQRWVDFLTSQSSEGILRYSHFGDWAPPASEAVEGSEGTGAISARTPGELVSTAFYYQSLVLFSRISSWIGEKANAELYASRAEDVSKAFHAEFWNEELSGYGSGNQSCNAIALYFSLTPEDLRARVVQALVADVQSRDFHLSTGNLATKYLMEVLSGEGFSDVAFRVATQTTYPGWGFMLARGATTLWERWEELQGEGMNSHNHPMMGSVGSWLYRHVAGIRFEEPVGNVPRIAICIPAIAWLSEASAKLRVISGDVRVSWMRYGDTFHIIIDLPWNCSATLIFPDGDTREVKSGTHEFFIDINTAN, from the coding sequence ATGAGTACTGACGCAACACGCATGGGAGCTTTTCCCCCGTCTCATTTATTATGCGAATACCGGGTGAATCCCCTTGGTATTGACGAGACGGAGCCGCTCTTTTCTTGGCGGGCGGAATCCGAAAAACCTGGAGCCGCGCAAACCGCTTATCATGTTCTCGTTGCGACATCGGAGGAAGTGCTTGCCACCGATAACGGTGACCTGTGGGACAGCACGCAAGTTTTCACCGCGCAATGCAATGCGATCCGTTATCAAGGCAAAAAGCTCAGTAGCCGCCAGCAATGCTACTGGAAGGTTCGGATTTGGAACGAAGCAGGGGAGGTGAGTACGTACAGCGAACCAGCATCCTTTGAAACCGGTCTGCTCAAGGAAGAGGACTGGGACGCATCATGGATCGGTTGGCCTGCAGGGCGACCGGGGCAGGCTGCGTACTTCCGATGTGAATTCGATTTGGACTTCAGACCCCGCAAGGCCCGTTTGTACATCAGCGGCCTGGGGCTTTATTCCGCCTATGCCAACGGTAGGGAACTGGAGGGCCATTTGCAGCCAACGCTAAGCAACGTCAGCAAGCGTATTTATTATAATGTCCATGACGTGACCGAGGATTTGAGATTCGGAGAGAACGTGCTGGCTGCCGTCGTCGGAACGGGTTGGCAGGGAAGTCCGATCTTGCTGGCGCAGCTCGAGGTGGAAAGGCCGGACGGAACGCGATACGTCGTCAACACCGGTCGTCGTAATGGCGTGCCTCGCTGGCAGACGGCGGCCGGCCCGATCCGGCTCAACAGCATCTATGACGGCGAAACCTATGACGCGCGCATGGAAAAAATCGGTTGGGAACGGCCCGGCTACGTCATGGAGCCCGACTTGCCGCGAACCGAGCGCTGGATGTACGCTTCGGTGGTGAATTCTCCCGCAGGGCATATGCGTGCTCAGTCTATTGAGCCAATCCAGATAGTTAGAACCTTACCTGTAAAAATCCAGACAGAGCCATGCCCCGGTGTGCTTGTTTTCGATTTCGGGCAAAATCACGCTGGTTGGGTTCGCCTGTGCGTGGAAGGTGTCGAAGGTACGGCCATTTCGCTCAAGTATGCGGAGTCCCTGCACGAGGACGGAACAGTTGACCAAAGTAACCTTCGCACGGCCGCAGCTACGGACACGTATATTCTCAACGGTAAGGGCGTCGAAACCTGGGAGCCGCGCTTCACTTATCACGGGTATCGTTATGTTCAGATCGAAGGCTGGTCGGGCCGTGCGAATGTCGACTCCGTTATTGCCTGTGTGGTGCGAACGGATGTCGCGCCTCGGGGCGAGTTCTCATGCGCCGATACACTGCTCAACCGTATTCACCGCATGGTCGTATGGACGGAGGAAAGCAACCTGCACGGTATTCCTACGGACTGTCCGCAGCGCGATGAGCGCATGGGCTGGCTGAACGATATGGCTGCTCGCTCCGAGGAGCTTGTTTACAATTTTGAGACGGCACGCTTTCTCGGTAAATTTGTCGCCGATATTGCCGATGCCCAGGACCCTAAGACGGGAGCAATTAGCGATACGGCACCATTTTACTGGGGCTTCCAGCCCGCGGATCCTGTCAGTATCGCATATCTGCTTATTCCGGTCCTCTTGTATCAGCATTATGGGGACACGCGACCCATGGTGCGTCACTATACAGGGATGCAGCGTTGGGTGGATTTCCTTACGTCGCAATCATCGGAAGGGATTCTCCGGTACAGCCATTTTGGGGATTGGGCACCTCCCGCCTCTGAAGCGGTTGAAGGCAGCGAGGGGACCGGAGCGATATCCGCCAGGACACCCGGTGAATTGGTTTCCACGGCGTTTTACTATCAATCGCTGGTCCTCTTCTCCAGGATTTCCAGCTGGATTGGTGAGAAGGCGAACGCCGAGCTTTATGCTTCCCGGGCAGAGGATGTGAGCAAGGCCTTTCACGCTGAATTTTGGAACGAAGAGCTCTCCGGATATGGTTCTGGCAACCAATCATGCAACGCCATCGCCCTGTATTTCTCGCTCACTCCTGAGGACTTACGGGCTCGCGTTGTACAGGCTTTGGTCGCAGATGTACAAAGCCGGGACTTCCATCTGAGCACGGGCAATCTCGCCACTAAGTATCTGATGGAAGTTCTCTCTGGCGAAGGGTTTTCAGACGTTGCTTTTCGCGTGGCAACGCAAACCACCTATCCGGGATGGGGGTTCATGCTTGCCAGGGGGGCGACGACGCTATGGGAGCGCTGGGAAGAGCTCCAGGGAGAGGGAATGAATTCCCACAATCATCCGATGATGGGATCGGTTGGCTCCTGGCTGTACCGTCATGTGGCGGGTATACGCTTCGAGGAACCGGTCGGAAATGTCCCGAGAATCGCGATTTGCATTCCCGCTATTGCCTGGCTCTCTGAAGCCAGCGCAAAGCTGCGGGTAATCTCAGGGGACGTCCGTGTGAGTTGGATGCGTTATGGCGACACCTTTCACATCATAATCGACCTCCCATGGAATTGTTCGGCAACCCTCATCTTTCCCGATGGAGATACCCGTGAGGTCAAGTCCGGCACGCATGAGTTTTTCATTGATATTAACACTGCAAACTAG
- a CDS encoding sugar phosphate isomerase/epimerase family protein — protein sequence MRSKYSVILGNLGNTCDRFLPTGYKDKVSKEEMITMAANIPEIKGLELVGTWDITRENVKQMKQMLGDHGLACVSIIPDLFSQKRWGSGSFSSKDPAIRQQAIDETRIVSEVAQEMGCDLINLWLGQDGYDYPMQAHYAREHEWLVEGIVKVAGEFTDLRYALEYKPKEPRTHSYQARMGDTLLMAMETELQNVGVCIDVGHSLMASENVAEAAVLLNHYGKRLFHMHFNDNYRTWDDDMIVGSLHFVEYLELLFWLHEIGYDGWYSMDLYPYRENASGAVRESVLFLQGVDRLLVPENRERIRQLIAEGDATATAGFVRELILPDALSKSYE from the coding sequence ATGAGATCAAAATACTCCGTAATTCTTGGCAATCTCGGCAATACTTGCGACCGCTTTCTTCCTACCGGCTACAAGGATAAAGTGTCCAAGGAAGAAATGATCACCATGGCGGCGAATATCCCGGAAATAAAAGGACTCGAACTGGTTGGCACTTGGGATATCACCCGGGAAAATGTGAAGCAGATGAAGCAAATGCTGGGCGATCATGGATTAGCATGCGTCTCCATTATCCCCGATCTGTTTTCACAGAAGCGCTGGGGGAGCGGGAGCTTCTCGTCCAAGGATCCGGCTATCCGGCAGCAGGCTATCGATGAAACGAGAATAGTCAGTGAAGTCGCGCAGGAAATGGGCTGCGATTTGATCAACCTTTGGCTGGGACAGGATGGCTATGACTACCCGATGCAGGCGCATTATGCCCGCGAGCATGAATGGCTGGTTGAAGGTATTGTGAAGGTCGCTGGCGAGTTTACCGACCTTCGCTACGCACTCGAGTATAAGCCCAAGGAGCCCCGTACGCACTCCTATCAGGCGCGGATGGGGGACACCTTGTTAATGGCGATGGAAACGGAATTGCAGAATGTGGGCGTTTGCATCGACGTCGGCCATTCCCTGATGGCTTCCGAAAATGTCGCCGAGGCCGCGGTGCTCCTGAACCACTACGGCAAGCGATTGTTTCACATGCATTTCAATGACAATTACCGAACGTGGGATGACGATATGATTGTTGGTTCCCTCCATTTCGTTGAATACCTTGAGCTCCTTTTCTGGCTGCATGAGATTGGCTACGATGGTTGGTACTCCATGGATCTCTACCCTTACCGTGAAAATGCCTCCGGAGCGGTTCGCGAAAGTGTTCTCTTTCTTCAAGGTGTCGATCGCCTGCTTGTGCCAGAAAATCGTGAGCGGATACGGCAGTTAATTGCCGAGGGCGACGCTACGGCTACGGCCGGATTTGTACGCGAACTGATTCTTCCTGATGCTTTATCTAAGAGCTATGAATAG